Proteins from a genomic interval of Nostoc sp. TCL240-02:
- a CDS encoding SDR family NAD(P)-dependent oxidoreductase, whose protein sequence is MTQTAQLSPSSVFVVSGGAKGITAECTIRLAQQQPCKFILLGRSELLETEPDYAQNSDDSALKKCIMENLLSQGEKPTPMNVQKIYNKITSSREIKKTLAAIEKTGAKAEYISVDVTDTPALQEKLATAVQRLGPITGIIHGAGNLADKLIEKKTEEDFEKVYTAKVQGLENLLACVNPSQLQHLVLFSSVTGFYGNPGQSDYAIANEILNKSAHIFKQSYPSCHVVAINWGAWDSGMVTAELKKIFQERKIDIIPIAVGAQMLVKEMDNSNHTTAQVVIGSPLVPLAAELDSELRTYRIRRQMTLEANPFLHDHTIAGSSVLPATCAMTWIINACEQLYPGYRLFNYQDFKVLKGITFNETLAKEHFLEIEEISKVNLERIELKAKISSKNPEGRIHFHFSAQLNLQREIPDAPIYESLNLESDNIITTTGKAFYQNGGATLFHGPGFQEVKRVLNISPEKITTECLWPELTAQEQGQFPVQWVNPYTTDLSMHALWIWTQHFHEEGCLPGKVEKFEQFEAIPHNETFYVSCEVLAKTPSSAIANFIIHDREGKIYSRMLGAHAIIWSMKMLRS, encoded by the coding sequence ATGACACAAACAGCCCAGCTTAGTCCATCATCTGTCTTTGTCGTGAGCGGCGGTGCAAAAGGGATTACGGCTGAGTGTACTATCAGATTAGCCCAACAGCAACCCTGCAAATTCATCCTCCTCGGTCGCTCCGAACTATTAGAAACCGAGCCAGATTATGCTCAAAACTCCGATGATTCCGCATTGAAAAAATGCATCATGGAAAATCTTCTTTCTCAAGGAGAGAAGCCCACACCCATGAATGTGCAAAAAATATATAACAAAATTACCTCCAGCCGTGAAATTAAAAAGACTCTAGCAGCAATTGAAAAAACCGGAGCTAAAGCAGAATATATCAGCGTCGATGTTACAGATACGCCAGCTTTACAAGAAAAACTAGCCACTGCTGTGCAACGTCTTGGGCCAATTACCGGAATCATCCACGGCGCTGGAAACTTAGCTGATAAGTTAATTGAAAAGAAAACAGAAGAAGATTTTGAAAAGGTTTACACCGCCAAAGTTCAAGGTTTAGAAAATCTACTGGCTTGCGTCAACCCTAGTCAACTTCAGCATTTAGTTTTGTTTTCTTCCGTAACCGGCTTTTACGGAAATCCCGGACAATCTGATTATGCGATCGCAAATGAAATTCTGAACAAATCAGCCCATATATTTAAGCAAAGCTATCCCTCATGTCATGTCGTCGCAATCAACTGGGGCGCTTGGGATAGTGGAATGGTGACAGCAGAATTAAAGAAGATTTTTCAAGAGCGAAAAATTGATATAATTCCCATTGCAGTTGGGGCACAAATGCTCGTTAAAGAAATGGATAATTCCAATCATACAACTGCACAAGTTGTTATTGGTAGCCCACTAGTTCCACTGGCGGCGGAGTTAGATTCAGAACTACGAACCTATCGTATTCGTCGCCAAATGACATTGGAGGCTAATCCATTTTTACACGATCATACTATTGCTGGTTCTTCAGTTTTACCAGCAACTTGTGCAATGACTTGGATTATCAATGCCTGTGAACAATTATATCCCGGTTATCGGTTGTTTAATTACCAAGATTTTAAAGTTTTAAAGGGGATTACTTTCAATGAAACATTAGCGAAGGAACATTTTTTAGAAATAGAAGAAATTTCTAAAGTTAATCTTGAAAGAATCGAACTTAAAGCCAAAATTTCGAGTAAAAATCCAGAAGGCAGAATCCACTTTCATTTTAGCGCTCAACTAAATCTCCAGCGTGAAATCCCAGATGCACCAATCTATGAATCTCTCAATCTCGAATCAGATAACATCATCACCACTACAGGAAAAGCTTTTTACCAAAATGGTGGGGCGACATTATTTCACGGTCCCGGTTTTCAAGAAGTCAAGAGAGTTTTAAACATCAGTCCTGAAAAAATCACAACAGAATGTCTGTGGCCAGAACTCACTGCACAGGAACAAGGACAATTCCCTGTGCAATGGGTAAATCCTTACACAACAGACTTGAGTATGCACGCTTTATGGATTTGGACACAACACTTTCATGAAGAAGGTTGTTTACCTGGAAAAGTCGAAAAATTTGAACAGTTTGAAGCTATACCACATAACGAAACATTTTACGTTTCTTGTGAAGTACTAGCTAAGACACCAAGTAGTGCGATCGCAAACTTTATCATACACGATCGCGAAGGTAAAATCTATTCACGAATGCTCGGCGCTCATGCCATTATTTGGTCAATGAAAATGCTCAGAAGCTAA
- a CDS encoding PfaB family protein: protein MEKIAIIALSCLFPDANNPEEYWQNIVNQKDSTSSATVEEIGVDPTIFHNPVKGTPDKTYSLKGGYIRNFQFNPSEYNLPSEFVAGLDNTFKWSLYAAKQAIVQSGYWGNQTVLAKCGVILGNLSFPTKLSNQLFSPIYQQAINPAVRELLQHEDFDLAALPSATKASLYNAMISGLPASIVAQALSLSQINLCLDAACSSSFYAIKLASHYLWSHKADVMLAGAISCADSLFVRMLFSGVQGYAENGISRPLDKSSRGLIPADGVGMVMLKRYSDAVRDGDNILATICGNGLSNDGKGKHLLSPNPKGQTLAFERAYNEANFSPKSIDYLECHATGTLLGDTTEFNSIETFFGQNQAAPLVGSAKANTGHLLTAAGMVGLTKVILSMSHGVIPATMNVSEPLTSEKGTISADKIVRTATTWPNNNAPIKRAAISAFGFGGTNSHLILEQGNTTQSVEPTPPVLPTKVAIVGMDAFFGNCNGLDAFERSIYDGTQHFTSLPPQRWHGIENQESVLKKYGLADGKAPVGAYIKDFEIDTLSCKIPPNEIEKLNPQQLLLLKVSDRAVKDAKLQEGGNVAVIVAAETEFSVHQLQQRWNLSWQVKDGLLNQGISLPAEQLSQLETIVKDSIHQPVEIGEYVSHIANIMASRISALWNFTGPAFTVSAGENSALKALEVAQMLLATGEVDAVVVGAVDLAGGVENVLFRSQFAPINTGVNTLGYDQQANGWTVGEGAGAVVLKRYEAAKEDNERIYAVIDAMSFAQGNSTLSDALVKPDASAISNVCKQAFEMAEIQPTEVNYVEVFGSGVPQEDEAEITGLLQAYPKVGNGLHCALGSVKANIGHTYTASGIASLIKTALCLYYRYIPATPKWSGVKTPQVWEGSPFYVAMESRPWFVDKGGTRRIAAINSMGIDGSYAHLILSEEPSHEERDNRYLQQMPFHLFPIAVSDRTTISDLLNNLQHTIEASSSLSANASETFATFQQQSDAKYVLSITGRNTKDLLKEIESARKGINNAFENGTDWQTPLGSYFTAKPLGKTGAVAYVYPAAVNSYIGIGRTVFRLFPKVFEDLKSNNLYNRAADVEKLVYPRSLPKLTTRQLETLEKQLLDDSLAMFESEIAFARYMTAIFRDDFKVKPQSVFGYSLGETSMMVAQGVWSDFEGGSNTLNSSPLFGDKLSGPKNAVREYWGLTDSPNNNLWNTYVLMATPSQVRECLKQENRVYLTQINTPEEVLIAGDDAACKRVIATLGCNAFPAPFDHVIHCEAMRSQYEEIKKVNTLPSQNLPGIVFYSAADYQPITLDSDTIAHNIAKGLCQELDFPQLVNRVYGDGVKIFLEAGAGNVCSRWIDKILGNQEHITVSLNRRGMDDHAAMVKALAKLLSHQVNVDLSPLYSKAQGTANQNKATLRTVTLGGKAIAATILSEKNRKLVEDFAGDLRSERFKIQHPDIPNIQQSEITDSLNTSNQIIQEETYSHNILPQPEEVKPKNIIDNVFEPREQLQSSESIAIGQQTSLSSPSVITKKISSIISMFDLNKTQYQKLNANNSKITKAHTAFLQSRQDYSQQMSEIIQLQLACAQNLLNDES from the coding sequence GTGGAAAAAATAGCCATCATCGCATTATCATGCCTATTCCCCGATGCAAATAATCCTGAAGAATACTGGCAAAACATCGTTAATCAAAAAGATTCGACATCCTCTGCAACCGTCGAAGAAATCGGAGTAGATCCGACAATCTTTCACAATCCAGTCAAAGGTACACCAGACAAAACCTATTCCCTTAAAGGCGGATACATCCGCAACTTCCAGTTTAATCCATCCGAATACAATCTCCCATCAGAATTTGTTGCTGGTTTAGATAACACCTTCAAATGGTCATTGTATGCAGCTAAACAAGCAATTGTACAGAGTGGTTATTGGGGTAATCAAACTGTCCTGGCAAAATGTGGCGTAATTTTAGGTAATTTGTCATTCCCGACAAAGTTATCTAATCAGTTATTCTCTCCAATTTACCAGCAAGCTATTAATCCTGCTGTCAGAGAACTTTTGCAGCATGAAGACTTTGATTTAGCTGCTTTACCAAGTGCAACCAAAGCATCTTTGTACAATGCGATGATATCTGGCTTACCAGCATCTATCGTTGCTCAAGCTCTATCTCTATCCCAGATTAATTTATGTCTGGATGCCGCTTGCTCTTCATCATTTTATGCTATTAAATTAGCATCTCATTACTTATGGTCACACAAAGCTGATGTCATGTTAGCTGGAGCCATCAGTTGTGCAGATTCCTTATTCGTGCGAATGTTATTTTCCGGTGTTCAAGGGTATGCAGAAAACGGCATCAGTCGTCCCTTAGATAAGTCATCTAGAGGGCTAATTCCCGCCGATGGTGTTGGGATGGTGATGCTGAAGAGATATTCTGATGCCGTTAGAGATGGTGATAATATTCTCGCCACTATCTGCGGTAATGGACTCTCGAATGATGGCAAAGGTAAACATTTATTGAGTCCGAACCCTAAAGGACAAACCTTAGCTTTTGAACGAGCCTACAATGAGGCCAATTTCAGTCCAAAAAGCATTGATTATCTAGAGTGTCACGCCACCGGCACATTGCTAGGAGATACAACCGAGTTCAACTCAATCGAAACATTTTTTGGTCAAAATCAAGCTGCACCTCTGGTAGGTTCTGCTAAAGCAAATACTGGTCACTTGTTAACTGCTGCTGGCATGGTTGGCTTGACTAAAGTGATTTTGAGTATGTCTCATGGTGTAATTCCAGCAACCATGAATGTTTCGGAACCTTTAACGTCAGAAAAAGGTACAATTTCCGCCGATAAAATTGTTAGAACAGCTACGACATGGCCTAATAATAACGCACCAATTAAACGGGCGGCTATCAGTGCTTTTGGTTTTGGCGGCACTAATTCTCATCTGATTTTAGAGCAAGGAAATACAACACAATCTGTTGAACCAACTCCACCTGTTCTACCTACCAAAGTCGCCATTGTTGGCATGGATGCCTTTTTTGGTAACTGCAATGGCTTAGATGCTTTTGAACGGAGCATTTATGATGGAACACAGCATTTTACTTCTCTACCGCCTCAAAGATGGCATGGTATAGAAAATCAAGAAAGTGTCCTGAAAAAGTACGGTTTAGCAGATGGTAAAGCACCAGTAGGGGCATATATCAAGGATTTTGAAATCGATACTTTATCGTGCAAAATCCCACCAAATGAAATCGAAAAGCTAAACCCACAACAATTATTGCTCCTGAAAGTTAGCGATCGCGCCGTCAAAGATGCGAAACTACAGGAGGGTGGCAATGTGGCTGTGATTGTTGCCGCCGAGACAGAATTCTCTGTGCATCAGCTACAACAAAGATGGAATCTCTCTTGGCAAGTTAAAGACGGCTTACTCAACCAAGGAATTTCTCTACCTGCTGAACAGCTTTCCCAACTGGAAACCATTGTCAAAGATAGCATTCATCAACCAGTAGAAATCGGCGAATATGTGAGTCACATCGCCAACATCATGGCGAGTCGGATTTCTGCTTTGTGGAACTTCACTGGTCCTGCATTCACCGTCAGCGCTGGCGAAAATTCTGCCCTCAAAGCGTTGGAAGTTGCCCAAATGTTACTCGCTACGGGAGAAGTAGACGCAGTGGTTGTGGGTGCGGTAGATTTAGCCGGCGGTGTGGAAAACGTCTTATTCCGCAGCCAATTTGCCCCAATTAATACGGGTGTCAATACATTGGGTTATGACCAACAAGCTAATGGCTGGACGGTTGGCGAAGGTGCGGGTGCTGTCGTCCTCAAGCGCTACGAAGCTGCTAAGGAAGATAATGAACGCATCTATGCAGTAATTGATGCCATGAGTTTTGCACAAGGTAATTCTACTTTGAGTGATGCTTTGGTAAAACCTGATGCTTCAGCTATCAGCAATGTCTGCAAACAAGCTTTCGAGATGGCGGAGATTCAACCCACAGAGGTTAACTATGTGGAAGTCTTCGGTAGTGGCGTTCCCCAGGAGGATGAAGCGGAAATCACAGGTTTATTGCAAGCTTATCCGAAAGTGGGCAATGGTCTGCACTGTGCATTGGGCAGCGTCAAAGCCAATATCGGCCACACTTATACAGCATCGGGAATTGCTAGCTTAATCAAAACCGCCCTCTGTCTTTATTACAGGTATATTCCCGCCACGCCCAAATGGTCTGGTGTCAAAACACCGCAAGTATGGGAAGGTAGCCCCTTCTATGTGGCAATGGAATCAAGACCTTGGTTTGTCGATAAAGGCGGTACACGCAGAATAGCAGCAATTAATAGCATGGGTATAGATGGCAGTTACGCCCATTTAATCTTATCGGAAGAACCCAGCCACGAGGAACGTGACAACAGATATTTGCAACAAATGCCTTTTCATCTGTTTCCGATAGCAGTTAGCGATCGCACCACCATCTCCGATCTTCTCAACAATCTCCAACATACCATAGAAGCGAGTTCTTCTTTATCAGCTAACGCCAGCGAAACATTTGCTACTTTTCAACAGCAATCTGATGCAAAATACGTCTTATCAATTACAGGACGTAACACAAAAGATTTACTCAAAGAAATTGAATCTGCCCGCAAAGGTATAAATAATGCCTTTGAAAACGGCACAGATTGGCAAACGCCACTAGGAAGTTATTTCACCGCGAAACCATTGGGTAAAACGGGAGCAGTTGCTTACGTTTATCCCGCCGCAGTCAATTCTTATATAGGCATTGGTCGTACTGTCTTTCGCTTGTTTCCTAAAGTCTTCGAGGACTTAAAAAGTAACAATCTCTACAACCGGGCTGCCGATGTTGAAAAGTTAGTTTATCCCAGAAGCTTACCTAAATTGACAACTAGGCAACTAGAAACTCTCGAAAAGCAGTTGTTAGATGATTCACTGGCAATGTTTGAAAGTGAAATCGCCTTTGCTAGATACATGACGGCAATTTTCCGAGATGATTTTAAAGTCAAGCCGCAATCCGTATTTGGGTATAGCTTGGGTGAAACTAGCATGATGGTTGCCCAAGGGGTTTGGAGTGATTTTGAGGGTGGAAGTAACACCTTAAACTCATCCCCTCTATTTGGCGATAAGCTATCCGGCCCGAAAAATGCTGTGCGTGAATATTGGGGATTAACAGATTCGCCAAACAACAATCTTTGGAATACTTATGTTCTCATGGCTACTCCATCGCAAGTTAGAGAATGCCTGAAACAAGAGAACCGCGTCTACTTAACTCAAATTAACACACCAGAAGAAGTATTAATTGCTGGTGATGATGCCGCCTGTAAGCGAGTGATTGCAACTTTAGGTTGTAACGCTTTCCCCGCGCCCTTCGACCATGTGATACATTGTGAAGCGATGCGATCGCAGTACGAGGAAATCAAGAAGGTAAACACCTTACCATCGCAAAATCTGCCCGGTATCGTTTTTTACTCAGCCGCCGATTATCAACCAATTACACTTGATAGTGATACCATTGCCCACAACATCGCCAAAGGATTGTGCCAAGAACTTGATTTTCCGCAATTAGTTAATCGTGTCTACGGTGATGGAGTCAAAATATTTCTAGAAGCAGGCGCAGGTAATGTCTGTTCGCGATGGATTGATAAAATTCTCGGCAACCAAGAACATATTACAGTCTCTCTAAATCGTAGAGGGATGGATGACCATGCTGCAATGGTCAAAGCATTAGCAAAACTACTCAGTCATCAGGTGAACGTGGATTTATCACCGTTGTACAGTAAAGCTCAAGGAACCGCTAATCAAAATAAAGCAACATTGAGAACAGTTACCTTGGGTGGAAAAGCAATTGCTGCTACAATTTTGAGCGAAAAAAATCGCAAGCTTGTTGAAGATTTTGCTGGGGATCTTAGGAGTGAACGTTTCAAAATACAGCATCCAGATATACCTAACATCCAGCAATCTGAAATCACAGATTCTCTTAATACTTCCAACCAAATAATCCAAGAAGAAACTTACTCCCATAACATCTTGCCTCAGCCAGAAGAAGTAAAACCGAAAAATATCATTGATAACGTTTTTGAACCGAGAGAACAATTACAATCTTCTGAGTCAATCGCAATTGGGCAGCAAACTTCTCTTTCTTCGCCATCTGTCATCACTAAAAAAATTAGTAGCATCATCAGCATGTTCGATTTAAATAAGACCCAGTATCAAAAGCTCAATGCTAATAATTCAAAGATAACTAAAGCACACACAGCCTTCTTACAGTCTAGACAAGATTACAGTCAGCAAATGAGCGAAATCATTCAATTGCAACTAGCTTGCGCCCAAAACTTGCTTAACGACGAATCTTAA
- a CDS encoding PfaD family polyunsaturated fatty acid/polyketide biosynthesis protein, translating to MTTVDTVLSKHDNGLNFSAWSHNKNQVWKGSLETVSFEKQTIKDKLMVLNKPCYIVKVAGKIGVTNEGYLSPGDNGTTAQVELLTFASPIRIQQFGDPNFLSSHGVKYAYVTGAMAGGIASEEMVIALGKEQILSSFGAGGLTPERLEAAINRIQQALPQGPYAFNLIHSPNEPAIERRAVDLYLKYQVRTVEASAFLDLTPNIVYYRVAGLSLNSSNQIEIKNKVIAKISRREVATKFMQPAPARIIKELLQQGLITELQATLAAKVPMADDITVEADSGGHTDNRPLVCVLPSIIALRDEIQAQYHYQIPIRIGVAGGIGTPQSALAAFMMGAAYIMTGSINQSCVESGACEHTKKLLAQAEMADMIMAPAADMFEMGVKLQVLKRGTMFPMRAQKLFELYRAYDSIESIPLAEREKLEKQVFRKTIAEVWEGTAAYLSQKNPEKLGKAVNNPKLKMALIFRWYLGLSSRWSSSGEKGREVDYQIWCGPAMGGFNDWVRGSYLSEPNNRGVVDVANQIMTGAAFLYRVQNLKIQGLQASDYYSQYHPVRSTSLLEI from the coding sequence GTGACAACCGTAGATACGGTACTAAGTAAACACGATAATGGTCTTAACTTCTCCGCTTGGTCGCATAACAAAAACCAGGTTTGGAAAGGTTCTTTAGAAACTGTATCTTTTGAGAAACAAACCATCAAAGATAAATTGATGGTATTAAATAAACCATGCTACATCGTGAAAGTTGCCGGAAAAATCGGTGTCACCAATGAGGGGTATTTATCCCCTGGTGATAATGGCACAACAGCACAAGTAGAACTCTTAACATTTGCATCCCCAATCCGCATTCAACAGTTTGGAGACCCCAATTTTCTCTCCTCTCATGGAGTGAAATACGCCTACGTTACCGGCGCAATGGCTGGCGGAATTGCTTCCGAAGAAATGGTCATTGCACTCGGAAAAGAGCAAATTTTGAGTTCCTTTGGTGCAGGTGGTTTAACTCCAGAACGTTTGGAAGCAGCCATCAATCGCATTCAACAAGCTTTACCTCAAGGGCCTTATGCATTTAATTTAATTCACAGCCCCAACGAACCTGCGATTGAACGCCGCGCTGTGGATTTATATCTTAAATATCAAGTGAGAACAGTAGAAGCATCTGCATTTCTCGACTTGACACCCAACATTGTTTATTACCGTGTTGCTGGATTGAGCTTAAATAGCAGCAATCAAATTGAAATCAAAAATAAAGTCATTGCCAAAATTTCTCGCCGAGAAGTTGCGACTAAATTTATGCAACCAGCACCAGCGAGAATTATCAAAGAACTTCTGCAACAAGGGTTAATTACTGAGTTACAAGCAACTCTTGCAGCGAAAGTTCCAATGGCTGATGATATTACCGTCGAAGCTGATTCTGGAGGTCACACAGATAACCGTCCCTTGGTTTGTGTGTTACCTTCTATTATTGCCTTGCGGGATGAAATTCAAGCCCAATATCATTACCAAATACCCATTAGAATCGGCGTTGCAGGAGGAATTGGGACACCACAATCAGCATTAGCAGCTTTCATGATGGGTGCTGCTTATATAATGACCGGTTCCATTAATCAGTCATGTGTTGAATCTGGGGCTTGTGAACATACCAAAAAGTTACTAGCTCAAGCAGAAATGGCTGATATGATAATGGCTCCAGCAGCAGATATGTTTGAAATGGGAGTCAAATTGCAAGTTCTCAAACGGGGTACAATGTTCCCCATGCGAGCGCAGAAATTATTTGAACTCTATCGCGCTTATGATTCCATTGAAAGCATCCCTCTTGCAGAAAGAGAGAAATTAGAAAAACAAGTTTTTCGCAAAACTATTGCTGAAGTATGGGAAGGAACTGCGGCTTATTTGTCCCAAAAGAATCCTGAGAAACTTGGGAAAGCAGTTAATAATCCTAAACTAAAAATGGCGTTGATTTTCCGTTGGTATTTAGGATTATCTTCCCGTTGGTCTAGTTCTGGTGAAAAAGGTAGAGAAGTCGATTATCAAATTTGGTGTGGCCCGGCAATGGGCGGTTTCAATGACTGGGTACGCGGTTCCTACCTGTCTGAACCAAATAATCGTGGTGTAGTTGATGTTGCTAATCAAATTATGACTGGTGCAGCCTTTTTGTATCGCGTTCAAAATTTGAAAATTCAAGGGCTACAAGCTTCCGATTATTACAGTCAGTATCACCCTGTTCGTTCTACATCATTGTTGGAGATTTAA
- a CDS encoding thioester reductase domain-containing protein — protein MTIKQSFTADDIQIFLVSNLAKLLGVATDEIDVKEHLENYGLDSAQAMILVSNLEKLLGFQPSPLLLWHYPNIEALSQRLAEEVQEGSPVQDTKVVASNANIAPSVLDLGAEAVLDPTIHPGAASNVLVGESKNIFLTGGTGFLGAFIIRELLQETNADIYCLVRAANAEEGKSKLQKNLEQYAIWQEEFSSRIIPIVGDLSQPLLGISSEQFQTLAGNIDTIYHSAALLNYVFPYSALKAANVLGTQEVLRLACQVKVKPVHYVSSVAVFESTAYAGKVVKEQDEFNHWEGIYLGYSQTKWVAEKLVKIARDRGLPVTIHRPPLISGDSKTGICNTHDFINLMTKGCLQMGYFPDVDYMLDMSPVDYVSKAIVYLSRQKESIGKAFNLQHPQPAALKMLVEWIRSFGYSVEMIPFEKWQSELINNVTSADNPLYTLRPFLLERWSDEQLTIPDLYLQARRPHISCQDTLHALAGSSIACPPIDSQLFMTYTAYLIQSGFLNLA, from the coding sequence ATGACTATAAAACAGTCTTTCACAGCAGACGATATTCAAATATTTTTGGTATCTAACTTAGCTAAGTTGCTAGGAGTAGCAACTGATGAAATAGATGTCAAAGAACATTTAGAAAACTATGGCTTGGATTCAGCCCAAGCAATGATTCTAGTAAGTAACTTAGAAAAGTTGCTCGGATTTCAACCATCTCCGTTGCTGCTGTGGCATTACCCAAATATTGAGGCTCTTTCACAGCGTTTAGCTGAAGAAGTGCAAGAAGGTTCACCAGTTCAAGATACAAAGGTGGTAGCTTCTAATGCCAACATTGCACCCTCTGTTCTAGATTTGGGTGCTGAGGCTGTTCTTGACCCCACCATCCATCCCGGTGCTGCATCGAATGTACTTGTGGGTGAATCTAAGAACATCTTTTTAACTGGAGGAACAGGCTTTTTAGGAGCTTTTATCATCCGGGAATTGCTACAAGAAACCAATGCGGATATCTATTGCTTAGTACGTGCTGCTAATGCTGAAGAAGGCAAAAGCAAACTCCAAAAAAATCTAGAACAGTATGCAATTTGGCAGGAAGAATTTAGCTCCAGAATTATTCCGATTGTCGGCGATTTATCTCAGCCTTTGTTAGGTATTAGTTCGGAACAGTTTCAAACTTTAGCTGGCAATATTGATACTATATATCATAGTGCTGCTTTGTTGAATTATGTTTTTCCATACTCTGCACTGAAAGCAGCCAATGTTTTAGGCACTCAAGAAGTTTTGAGATTGGCTTGTCAAGTTAAAGTCAAGCCTGTACATTACGTTTCCAGCGTTGCTGTTTTTGAATCCACTGCTTATGCTGGCAAAGTTGTCAAAGAACAGGATGAATTCAATCATTGGGAAGGTATTTATCTTGGTTACTCTCAAACTAAATGGGTAGCTGAAAAGTTAGTCAAAATTGCTCGTGACCGTGGACTTCCTGTAACTATCCACAGACCACCACTGATTTCTGGTGATAGCAAAACAGGCATTTGTAACACACATGACTTTATCAATTTGATGACCAAGGGCTGTCTACAAATGGGATATTTCCCTGATGTAGATTATATGTTGGATATGTCACCTGTTGACTATGTAAGTAAAGCGATCGTTTATCTATCACGCCAAAAAGAATCCATAGGTAAAGCTTTCAATTTACAACATCCCCAACCCGCTGCTTTGAAAATGCTAGTTGAGTGGATACGCTCTTTTGGTTATTCAGTTGAAATGATTCCTTTCGAAAAATGGCAATCAGAGTTAATCAATAATGTGACTTCTGCTGACAATCCTTTGTACACTCTGCGGCCATTTTTGCTAGAACGTTGGTCTGATGAACAACTCACTATTCCTGATTTGTACTTACAAGCTAGAAGACCCCACATTAGCTGCCAAGATACTCTTCATGCATTGGCAGGTAGTTCTATTGCTTGTCCGCCAATTGACTCTCAATTGTTTATGACTTATACAGCTTACTTGATTCAAAGCGGCTTTTTGAATCTGGCTTAG
- a CDS encoding SDR family oxidoreductase, which translates to MNKTHQGQSKKTALITGAASGIGYELACIFAAHDYNLVLVDRNGPTLLEIAAKFQEKFGIFVKTIVKDLSISTAPEEIFTELQLANINVDVLVNNAGFGIYGLFHETDLATELEMLQVNLVCLTHLTKLFVKHMVKQGEGKILNVASAAAFQPGPLMAVYFATKAYILSFSEAIANELEGTGVTVTVLCPGSTESGFHERTGMADSKLLKGKRMMDARTVAEIGFHGLMKGKTIVIPGFMNKLLAKIVRFAPRKLVTKVVRNMQEDK; encoded by the coding sequence ATGAACAAAACACATCAAGGTCAGAGCAAAAAAACTGCTCTTATTACTGGGGCAGCCAGTGGAATTGGCTACGAATTAGCCTGTATTTTTGCTGCTCATGATTACAATTTGGTATTAGTAGACAGAAATGGGCCAACGCTACTAGAAATTGCAGCTAAATTCCAAGAGAAATTTGGAATTTTTGTCAAAACTATTGTTAAGGATTTATCTATATCAACTGCTCCTGAAGAAATTTTCACGGAGCTGCAACTCGCCAATATTAATGTTGATGTGCTGGTAAATAATGCCGGATTTGGTATCTATGGATTATTTCACGAAACAGACCTAGCTACTGAATTGGAAATGCTACAGGTAAATTTAGTGTGCCTCACCCATTTAACTAAGCTATTCGTAAAACACATGGTAAAGCAAGGTGAAGGTAAGATATTAAATGTTGCTTCGGCTGCGGCTTTTCAACCAGGGCCTTTGATGGCGGTTTATTTTGCTACTAAAGCTTATATCTTATCGTTTTCAGAAGCGATCGCTAATGAATTAGAAGGAACAGGTGTCACTGTGACAGTTCTTTGCCCAGGCTCAACCGAATCTGGCTTTCACGAAAGAACTGGGATGGCTGACTCTAAGCTGCTCAAGGGTAAGCGGATGATGGATGCACGAACAGTAGCCGAAATTGGTTTTCACGGCTTAATGAAGGGCAAAACTATTGTCATTCCTGGTTTTATGAATAAACTACTGGCAAAAATCGTCAGATTTGCACCTAGAAAGCTGGTGACAAAAGTTGTGAGAAATATGCAGGAAGATAAATAG